One Thermococcus kodakarensis KOD1 genomic window carries:
- a CDS encoding deoxyribonuclease IV: MFKVDRLRFGTAGIPLSTPKPSTITGIEHVRNLGLDAMELEFVRGVNISPELAKKIKYVAKKNDVLLTAHAPYYINLNAKEKAKVEASKKRIIQSAERLYEAGGWSVVFHAGYYLKQPPESVYQRILEALKDIQKELMDKGVKVWIRPELTGKPTQFGDLKEIVKLSEELEMVLPTIDFAHAHARNRGKCNSVEEWREMLSFIEDRLGREALDNMHIHMSGIEYTDKGEKRHLPLQESDMNWEDLLRVLKEFRVKGVVISESPNIEEDALLMKKKYEEIKA; this comes from the coding sequence ATGTTCAAGGTGGACAGGCTTCGCTTTGGAACGGCTGGGATACCCCTGTCAACGCCGAAGCCTTCAACGATTACTGGCATCGAGCACGTCAGAAATCTCGGATTAGATGCTATGGAGCTTGAGTTCGTGAGGGGTGTCAACATTTCCCCAGAGCTGGCAAAGAAAATCAAGTACGTGGCAAAAAAGAACGACGTTCTTCTAACCGCTCACGCCCCATACTACATCAACCTCAACGCTAAGGAAAAGGCGAAGGTCGAGGCGAGCAAGAAGAGGATAATCCAGAGCGCCGAGAGGCTCTACGAGGCGGGTGGCTGGAGCGTCGTATTCCATGCTGGCTACTACCTCAAACAGCCGCCAGAGAGCGTCTATCAGAGAATCCTCGAAGCACTCAAGGACATCCAGAAGGAGCTGATGGACAAAGGCGTGAAAGTCTGGATAAGGCCAGAGCTAACTGGAAAGCCCACCCAGTTCGGCGACCTGAAGGAGATAGTGAAGCTCAGCGAGGAGCTTGAGATGGTTCTTCCGACGATAGACTTCGCCCACGCCCACGCAAGGAACAGGGGAAAGTGCAACAGCGTTGAAGAGTGGCGCGAGATGCTGTCCTTCATCGAAGACAGACTCGGCAGAGAGGCTTTGGACAACATGCACATCCACATGAGCGGCATCGAGTACACTGACAAAGGTGAAAAGAGACACCTGCCTCTCCAGGAGAGCGACATGAACTGGGAAGACCTGCTCAGAGTCCTGAAGGAGTTCAGGGTTAAAGGCGTCGTCATAAGCGAGAGCCCGAACATAGAGGAAGACGCCCTCCTTATGAAGAAGAAGTATGAGGAGATAAAGGCCTAA
- a CDS encoding DUF373 family protein, translating into MVDIRVLILAIDRDDDFGKKAGVKGPVIGRAACLDAAVKLSLADPEDSDANVLYAAIKLYDKLKEKGEFDDVEVALITGHPKVGLKSDMELARQLDEVLKVFPADGVIPVTDGAEDEQIFPIIASKVPIITSHRVVVKQSPGIETTWYIIVKYMKEILSDPEVAKVVFGIPGLIVLLYGLSKIVGVWYPQSEKIVSTVISGTVLLIIGGLFFTKGFNLDIGGALAAFRRAVVEQFVVVLSFVAGILIIVSGAINAYLNLESYSLQLIGSYPGTSLLATLIYLNAISGTITIGIAVMIAGKVLHAYLRRDYHIWYYISALLMTPALWVTLDLTTRYALSIFTVSDIEVFQKLLLGILDVGLAVLAGAYLRGKVKGWMNVENGRRTQKVSAKA; encoded by the coding sequence GTGGTTGATATCAGGGTGCTAATCCTGGCCATAGATAGGGACGACGATTTTGGGAAAAAAGCCGGAGTTAAGGGGCCGGTTATCGGGAGAGCCGCTTGCCTAGATGCGGCTGTAAAGCTTAGTCTGGCCGATCCCGAGGACAGCGATGCAAACGTTCTCTACGCTGCTATAAAGCTCTACGACAAGCTGAAGGAGAAGGGCGAGTTTGACGATGTCGAAGTTGCCCTGATCACGGGCCATCCAAAGGTCGGGCTGAAGAGTGACATGGAGCTCGCCAGACAGCTCGATGAAGTTTTGAAAGTTTTTCCGGCCGATGGTGTGATCCCGGTAACCGATGGGGCGGAGGACGAGCAGATTTTTCCCATAATAGCTTCAAAAGTCCCTATCATAACCTCCCACCGCGTTGTGGTCAAGCAAAGCCCGGGCATTGAAACGACATGGTACATTATAGTGAAGTACATGAAGGAGATACTGAGCGACCCGGAAGTTGCGAAGGTCGTCTTCGGTATTCCCGGCCTTATCGTTCTGCTCTACGGTCTGTCCAAGATAGTGGGTGTATGGTATCCGCAGAGTGAGAAGATAGTGTCAACGGTAATTTCCGGTACTGTCCTTCTGATAATCGGCGGTCTGTTCTTTACGAAAGGGTTCAACCTGGATATTGGGGGAGCTTTAGCAGCTTTTAGGCGCGCGGTTGTTGAGCAGTTCGTAGTTGTCCTGTCCTTTGTGGCCGGAATTCTAATAATCGTCAGCGGCGCAATAAACGCCTACCTGAACCTGGAAAGCTATTCCCTGCAGCTTATAGGGAGCTACCCCGGAACGTCGCTTCTGGCAACGCTGATATACCTGAACGCAATATCCGGGACAATAACCATTGGAATTGCCGTAATGATAGCCGGAAAAGTCCTTCACGCCTACTTGAGGCGCGACTATCACATATGGTACTATATCTCGGCGCTCCTCATGACACCTGCCCTCTGGGTGACCCTCGATCTCACTACGAGATATGCCCTATCGATATTCACTGTTTCCGACATTGAGGTTTTCCAGAAGCTCTTACTAGGCATTCTGGACGTTGGGCTGGCAGTTTTAGCGGGGGCGTACCTCCGCGGAAAAGTTAAGGGATGGATGAACGTTGAGAATGGAAGACGCACTCAGAAAGTATCAGCTAAGGCTTGA
- a CDS encoding MTH1187 family thiamine-binding protein, whose product MVIAEFVIVPLGEKSLSRYVAEVVKLLDRKGVKYQLTPMATIIEAPTVEDVLKIVAEAHELMFKLGAERVSTTVRIDDRRDKERHMEDKVKSVMEKVRGG is encoded by the coding sequence ATGGTCATAGCGGAGTTCGTCATCGTCCCCCTGGGCGAGAAAAGCCTCAGCAGGTACGTCGCCGAAGTAGTAAAGCTTTTAGATAGAAAGGGTGTTAAATACCAACTGACGCCGATGGCCACCATTATCGAAGCTCCAACCGTCGAAGACGTCCTCAAAATAGTCGCGGAGGCGCACGAACTCATGTTTAAGCTTGGAGCTGAGCGGGTTTCAACAACCGTGCGGATTGACGACAGGAGAGACAAAGAGCGTCACATGGAGGACAAGGTAAAATCAGTCATGGAGAAGGTCAGGGGTGGTTGA
- a CDS encoding TIGR00296 family protein yields MYRIKDEWGEFLVRLARRAVEEYVRHKRVIEPPEDTPTELWEKMGVFVTLNRHNVPPQMALRGCIGFPLPIYPLVEATIKAAIYAAVDDPRFPPVQPEELDELTVEVSVLTPPELVEGPPEGRPKKIKVGRDGLLIEKGIYSGLLLPQVPVEWGWDEEEFLAQTCWKAGLPPDCWLDPDTKVYRFTAEIFEEEYPRGPVRRKPLV; encoded by the coding sequence ATGTACCGCATAAAGGACGAGTGGGGGGAGTTCCTCGTCAGGCTCGCGAGGAGGGCAGTTGAGGAGTACGTCAGGCATAAGAGGGTCATAGAGCCGCCTGAAGACACTCCCACTGAGCTCTGGGAGAAGATGGGCGTCTTCGTAACCCTCAACAGGCACAACGTTCCTCCCCAGATGGCACTGAGAGGATGCATCGGCTTTCCGCTCCCGATATACCCGCTCGTTGAGGCAACGATAAAGGCGGCGATATACGCGGCTGTTGATGATCCGCGCTTTCCGCCAGTCCAGCCCGAGGAGCTTGACGAGCTTACCGTTGAAGTCAGCGTCTTAACCCCGCCAGAGCTCGTAGAGGGCCCGCCTGAGGGGAGGCCTAAGAAGATAAAGGTCGGGAGGGACGGCCTTCTCATAGAGAAGGGCATTTACTCGGGCCTGCTCCTGCCTCAGGTTCCAGTCGAATGGGGCTGGGACGAGGAGGAGTTCCTTGCCCAGACCTGCTGGAAGGCCGGCCTTCCACCCGACTGCTGGCTCGACCCAGATACGAAGGTCTACCGCTTCACCGCTGAGATTTTCGAAGAGGAGTATCCGAGAGGGCCAGTGAGAAGGAAACCGCTGGTGTGA
- a CDS encoding tRNA(Phe) 7-((3-amino-3-carboxypropyl)-4-demethylwyosine(37)-N(4))-methyltransferase Taw3 produces MFLYTENFDEQKEKAMEGLRKALEEDKVDHDIIPLLEKINALQNYFTTSSCSGRISVMEMPHFGDKVNSVWLGKWHREVRLEEVLEAVGKHRSGQLWFLVRSPILHVGARTLEDAVRLLNLAIGLGFKYSNIKSVSHKKLVVEIRSTERMDVPLGENGELWVDEAYIEKIVNLANAQVRRFKGKLKRLEEEIEKLQED; encoded by the coding sequence GTGTTCCTCTACACTGAAAACTTCGACGAGCAGAAGGAAAAGGCGATGGAAGGCCTGAGGAAGGCCCTTGAAGAGGACAAGGTGGATCATGACATAATCCCGCTCCTGGAGAAGATAAACGCCCTCCAAAACTACTTCACGACCTCATCCTGCTCGGGAAGGATTTCGGTCATGGAGATGCCGCACTTCGGTGACAAGGTGAATTCCGTCTGGCTCGGCAAGTGGCACAGGGAGGTCAGGCTCGAAGAAGTCCTTGAGGCGGTGGGAAAACACCGCTCCGGCCAGCTCTGGTTTCTGGTCAGGAGTCCAATACTCCACGTTGGGGCGAGAACCCTTGAGGACGCTGTGAGACTGTTAAACCTTGCCATAGGGCTCGGCTTCAAGTACTCCAACATAAAGAGCGTGAGCCACAAAAAGCTGGTCGTTGAGATACGTTCAACCGAGAGGATGGACGTCCCGCTGGGCGAGAACGGGGAACTGTGGGTCGATGAAGCTTACATTGAGAAAATCGTAAACCTAGCAAACGCCCAGGTCAGAAGGTTCAAGGGAAAGCTGAAGAGACTGGAAGAGGAAATTGAAAAACTCCAGGAAGATTGA
- a CDS encoding type II toxin-antitoxin system VapC family toxin produces the protein MVVLDTNVVIEKVRKGEEISENITGVTFVEFPRIVRYSKFRGDVLFPVLDDFILAHKLQEKLLERGTPRGFADLLIAAICVNRGEELITHDSDFLEIAQVSNLRLILLEK, from the coding sequence GTGGTTGTCTTAGATACAAACGTTGTCATCGAGAAAGTCAGAAAAGGCGAGGAGATTTCCGAAAACATAACAGGGGTTACTTTCGTGGAGTTCCCCCGCATCGTGAGATACTCGAAGTTTAGGGGAGACGTCCTCTTCCCTGTTCTCGATGATTTTATTCTTGCCCATAAGCTTCAGGAAAAACTTTTGGAGAGGGGGACACCACGGGGCTTTGCCGACCTGTTAATCGCTGCCATCTGTGTAAATCGCGGGGAGGAGCTAATAACACACGACTCCGATTTTTTAGAAATAGCCCAAGTCTCAAACCTAAGGCTGATTCTCCTAGAAAAGTGA
- a CDS encoding IGHMBP2 family helicase, whose product MNEKEVLLSKFIAHLKELVEMERRAEIEAMRLEMRRLSGREREKVGRAVLGLNGKVIGEELGYFLVRYGRDREIKTEISVGDLVVISKRDPLKSDLVGTVVEKGKRFLTVAIETVPEWALKGVRIDLYANDITFKRWMENLDNLRESGRKALELYLGLREPEESEPVEFQPFDKSLNASQRGAIAKALGSGDFFLVHGPFGTGKTRTLVELIRQEVARGHKVLATAESNVAVDNIVERLADSGLKVVRIGHPSRVSKALHETTLAYLITQHDLYAELRELRVIGENLKEKRDTFTKPAPKYRRGLSDREILRLAEKGIGTRGVPARLIREMAEWIRINQQVQKTFDDARKLEERIAREIIQEADVVLTTNASAGLEVVDYGEYDVAVIDEATQATIPSVLIPINRAKRFVLAGDHKQLPPTILSEKAKELSKTLFEGLIERYPEKSEMLTVQYRMNERLMEFPSREFYDGKIKAHESVKNITLADLGVSEPEFGNFWDEALKPENVLVFIDTSKREDRFERQRRGSDSRENPLEAKLVTETVEKLLEMGVKPDWIGVITPYDDQRDLISSMVGEDIEVKTVDGYQGREKEIIVLSFVRSNRRGELGFLTDLRRLNVSLTRAKRKLIAVGDSSTLSNHPTYRRFIEFVRERGTFIEIDGKKH is encoded by the coding sequence ATGAACGAAAAAGAAGTACTGCTGTCAAAGTTCATCGCTCACCTCAAGGAACTCGTTGAGATGGAGCGGAGGGCCGAGATAGAGGCTATGCGCTTAGAGATGAGGCGCCTCAGCGGCAGGGAGCGAGAGAAAGTTGGGAGGGCCGTTCTCGGCCTCAACGGAAAGGTAATCGGGGAGGAGCTCGGCTATTTTCTGGTGAGGTATGGAAGGGATAGGGAGATAAAGACCGAGATAAGCGTCGGCGACCTCGTTGTAATCAGCAAACGTGACCCGCTCAAGAGCGACCTCGTTGGAACCGTCGTGGAGAAGGGAAAGCGCTTTCTCACCGTTGCCATAGAAACTGTCCCGGAGTGGGCGCTTAAGGGCGTCAGGATTGACCTCTACGCGAACGACATAACTTTCAAGCGCTGGATGGAGAACCTCGACAACCTGAGGGAGAGCGGGAGAAAGGCCCTTGAGCTGTACCTCGGCCTTAGGGAGCCTGAGGAGAGCGAACCCGTTGAGTTCCAGCCCTTCGACAAGAGCCTGAACGCGAGCCAGAGGGGGGCAATAGCAAAGGCCCTTGGCAGCGGAGACTTCTTCCTCGTTCACGGGCCTTTTGGAACTGGAAAAACGAGAACCCTGGTAGAGCTGATAAGGCAGGAGGTGGCGAGGGGCCATAAGGTTCTCGCAACCGCCGAGAGCAACGTTGCCGTTGACAACATAGTTGAGAGGCTCGCAGATTCAGGGTTGAAGGTGGTAAGGATTGGCCACCCGAGCAGGGTCTCAAAGGCCCTCCACGAGACGACACTGGCTTACCTCATCACCCAGCACGACCTCTATGCTGAGCTTAGGGAGCTTAGGGTCATAGGTGAGAACCTCAAGGAGAAAAGGGACACCTTCACAAAGCCCGCACCAAAATACCGTAGGGGTCTGAGCGACAGGGAGATTCTGAGGCTCGCTGAAAAGGGAATCGGGACGAGGGGAGTTCCTGCAAGACTCATCAGGGAGATGGCTGAGTGGATTAGGATAAACCAGCAGGTGCAAAAGACGTTCGACGATGCGAGAAAGCTTGAAGAAAGAATAGCCAGGGAGATAATCCAGGAAGCCGACGTGGTTCTGACTACGAACGCCTCAGCCGGCTTGGAAGTGGTTGACTACGGCGAATACGATGTCGCTGTAATAGACGAGGCGACGCAGGCAACGATTCCGAGCGTTCTTATCCCGATAAACAGAGCAAAAAGGTTCGTGCTTGCTGGAGACCACAAACAGCTTCCGCCGACGATACTGAGCGAGAAGGCAAAGGAGCTGTCAAAGACCCTCTTTGAAGGCCTCATCGAGCGCTATCCAGAAAAGAGTGAGATGCTTACGGTCCAGTACAGGATGAACGAGAGACTGATGGAGTTCCCGAGCAGGGAGTTCTACGACGGGAAGATAAAGGCCCATGAGAGCGTTAAAAATATCACGCTGGCCGACCTTGGGGTCAGCGAGCCCGAGTTCGGAAACTTCTGGGACGAAGCCCTTAAGCCTGAAAACGTGCTGGTCTTTATTGACACCTCAAAGAGGGAAGATCGCTTCGAGAGGCAGAGGCGCGGGAGCGACAGCAGAGAGAACCCGCTTGAGGCGAAGCTCGTCACTGAGACCGTTGAGAAGCTCCTTGAGATGGGCGTGAAGCCTGACTGGATAGGTGTAATCACGCCCTATGACGACCAGAGGGACCTGATAAGCTCAATGGTGGGCGAAGATATTGAGGTAAAAACGGTTGACGGCTACCAGGGAAGAGAAAAAGAGATCATCGTGCTGTCTTTCGTCCGCTCCAACAGAAGGGGAGAGCTTGGCTTCCTTACAGACCTTAGGAGGCTCAACGTCTCACTCACGAGGGCCAAGAGAAAGTTAATAGCTGTTGGGGACTCCTCAACGCTTTCAAACCATCCAACTTACAGGAGGTTCATAGAGTTCGTGAGGGAGAGGGGCACGTTCATTGAGATTGACGGTAAGAAACATTAA
- a CDS encoding Zn-ribbon domain-containing OB-fold protein, with amino-acid sequence MGRPMQVARHWRHFREKYALIGGKCENDHVFFPKRPVCPVCGSRNVEEYQFSGKGKVISWTIVRNPPSGFEYYKPYPLALVELEEGLVVLAQLTDVDPEEIHEGMEVEMVTRKIREFGEDGIILYGYKFRPPMK; translated from the coding sequence ATGGGGAGGCCGATGCAGGTTGCTAGGCACTGGAGACACTTCCGTGAGAAGTACGCCCTCATCGGGGGCAAGTGCGAGAACGATCACGTGTTCTTCCCGAAGAGGCCCGTCTGCCCTGTCTGTGGCTCAAGGAACGTTGAGGAATACCAGTTCAGCGGAAAGGGTAAGGTCATCAGCTGGACTATAGTGAGGAACCCGCCGAGCGGCTTCGAGTACTACAAGCCGTATCCTTTGGCTCTCGTCGAGCTCGAGGAAGGGCTAGTCGTCCTGGCCCAGCTGACCGACGTTGATCCCGAAGAAATCCACGAGGGCATGGAAGTCGAGATGGTGACAAGGAAGATAAGGGAGTTCGGCGAGGACGGCATAATCCTCTACGGCTACAAGTTCAGGCCGCCTATGAAGTGA
- a CDS encoding thiolase domain-containing protein, with the protein MEKPVIIGVGMVPVGEHWRVSLRDMAVEALLNAMDDAGIDKVDSLYVGNMASGSFIEQENLGALIADWAGLGNIPAVKVEAACGSGGAAVQEGAKAVMAGLEDIVAVVGVEKMTDAWPSDATRYLAYAADAEYELFHGASFVALNALIMRLYMKTYGYTEEDLAHFAVNAHANGAKNPYAMFKRPITVDTVLKSPYVADPLKLFDAAPMCDGAAAVIITSKEKAKELGVPKDKMVELAGFWRAIDTINFANREDFLTLKAAKVAAEKAYKMAGVTAKDIDFFEVHDAFTVMAALSLEALGVAEKGKGAMLAKEGQIAIDGDYPIQTMGGLKARGHPVGATGVYQTVEAVLQLRGEAPEGIQVPDAEVGLTQNIGGTGSNITVNVLRRV; encoded by the coding sequence ATGGAGAAGCCCGTCATAATTGGAGTTGGTATGGTTCCCGTCGGCGAGCACTGGAGAGTCTCACTCAGGGACATGGCCGTTGAGGCCCTTCTCAATGCGATGGACGACGCTGGAATAGACAAGGTTGATTCGCTCTACGTTGGAAACATGGCCTCAGGCTCATTCATCGAGCAGGAGAACTTGGGTGCCCTTATAGCCGACTGGGCAGGCCTTGGAAACATCCCAGCGGTAAAGGTTGAGGCCGCCTGTGGAAGCGGCGGTGCGGCCGTTCAGGAAGGAGCAAAGGCCGTAATGGCCGGCCTTGAGGACATCGTTGCCGTCGTCGGCGTCGAGAAGATGACCGACGCCTGGCCGAGCGACGCTACCAGATATCTGGCCTACGCGGCCGACGCCGAGTACGAGCTCTTCCACGGGGCTAGCTTCGTGGCACTTAACGCTCTCATCATGAGGCTCTACATGAAGACCTACGGCTACACCGAGGAGGACTTGGCCCACTTCGCCGTCAACGCCCACGCAAACGGTGCCAAGAACCCCTACGCTATGTTCAAGAGGCCGATAACGGTTGATACCGTCCTCAAGAGTCCCTACGTTGCAGACCCGCTCAAGCTCTTCGATGCTGCGCCAATGTGCGACGGTGCAGCCGCTGTGATAATAACCTCAAAGGAGAAGGCGAAGGAGCTCGGTGTCCCGAAGGACAAGATGGTCGAGCTCGCTGGATTCTGGAGGGCAATCGACACCATAAACTTTGCAAACAGAGAGGACTTCCTGACGCTCAAAGCCGCCAAGGTCGCGGCCGAGAAGGCCTACAAGATGGCGGGGGTAACGGCTAAGGACATCGACTTCTTCGAGGTTCACGATGCCTTCACGGTGATGGCTGCGCTCAGCCTCGAGGCCCTCGGCGTTGCGGAGAAGGGCAAGGGAGCAATGCTCGCGAAAGAGGGACAGATAGCCATCGACGGTGACTACCCGATACAAACGATGGGAGGACTCAAAGCCAGGGGACACCCGGTCGGAGCGACCGGTGTTTACCAGACAGTTGAAGCGGTTCTCCAGCTCCGCGGAGAGGCTCCCGAAGGGATACAGGTTCCCGACGCCGAGGTTGGCCTGACCCAGAACATAGGTGGGACAGGTTCAAACATCACAGTTAACGTCCTGAGGAGGGTCTGA
- a CDS encoding hydroxymethylglutaryl-CoA synthase yields MSKLLKPKREVGIIGYGAYVPMYRIKAEEIGRVWGVSSFPIQEKSVPGLDEDTITIGIEAARNALKRAQIDPKLIRAIWLGTESKPYAVKPSGTVIAEAIGATPDLDAADFEFACKAGTEAIQAAIGFVGSGMADYAMAIGADTSQGRPGDHLEFTAAAGGAAYILAPKSSETLAYFEASYSYVTDTPDFWRRQHEHYPRHGNRFTGEPAYFHQIINAAKTLMEELGYTPNDFDYAVFHQPNVKFPLTAAKILGFPKEKVLPGLLSGIIGNTYSGATLVGVSAVLDIAKPGDRILWVSFGSGAGSDAFSLVVQDAIEEKRDLAPKTMDYVNRKKYIDYALYAKHRGKYIL; encoded by the coding sequence ATGAGCAAACTCCTGAAGCCCAAGAGGGAGGTCGGCATTATCGGCTACGGCGCCTACGTGCCGATGTATAGAATCAAGGCAGAGGAGATAGGAAGGGTCTGGGGAGTTAGCAGCTTCCCGATCCAGGAGAAGTCCGTCCCCGGTCTTGATGAGGATACGATAACAATCGGCATTGAAGCCGCGAGAAACGCCCTCAAGAGGGCCCAGATCGACCCTAAGCTTATCAGGGCCATCTGGCTCGGAACCGAGAGCAAGCCCTACGCCGTCAAGCCGAGCGGAACGGTTATAGCCGAGGCAATTGGTGCAACGCCAGATTTAGATGCCGCTGACTTTGAGTTTGCCTGCAAGGCCGGAACCGAGGCTATACAGGCAGCTATTGGCTTCGTCGGTTCGGGAATGGCCGACTACGCGATGGCTATCGGTGCAGACACCTCGCAGGGCAGGCCCGGCGACCACCTTGAGTTCACGGCCGCGGCAGGAGGAGCCGCCTACATTCTCGCTCCAAAGAGCTCCGAGACCCTGGCTTACTTCGAGGCGAGCTACTCATACGTCACCGACACCCCCGACTTCTGGAGGAGGCAGCACGAGCACTACCCGAGGCACGGTAACCGCTTCACAGGTGAGCCCGCCTACTTCCACCAGATAATAAACGCCGCAAAGACCCTCATGGAGGAGCTCGGCTACACGCCGAACGACTTCGACTACGCCGTCTTCCACCAGCCGAACGTCAAGTTCCCGCTCACCGCCGCCAAAATCCTCGGCTTCCCGAAGGAGAAGGTCCTTCCAGGACTCCTCAGCGGAATAATAGGCAACACATACAGCGGCGCTACCCTCGTGGGTGTATCGGCGGTTCTCGACATAGCCAAGCCCGGCGACAGGATTCTGTGGGTAAGCTTTGGTTCAGGAGCTGGAAGTGACGCATTCAGCCTCGTCGTCCAGGACGCGATAGAGGAGAAGAGGGACCTGGCTCCAAAGACCATGGACTACGTGAACAGAAAGAAGTACATAGACTACGCCCTCTACGCGAAGCACAGGGGCAAGTACATACTGTGA
- a CDS encoding TIGR00266 family protein → MKYEIIHRPSFSLLEIELERGEAVQAEAGAMVHMSPTIKLETKAKGGVFGALKRSMLGGESFFVNTFRAEDGPGSIGLAPAYMGDIEAFELDGTLYAQSGAFLASYGDIDIDTKWGGAKTFFGREGLFLLKMSGRGIVFLSSFGAIYKKELHNERFIIDTGHMVAFSEGLDFNVKRVGGLKSTLFSGEGLVAEFYGTGTLYIQTRSMDSFLSWLVPHLPKRD, encoded by the coding sequence ATGAAGTATGAGATAATCCACAGGCCGAGCTTTTCTCTCCTTGAGATCGAACTTGAGAGGGGAGAGGCGGTACAGGCGGAAGCCGGGGCCATGGTGCACATGAGCCCGACTATAAAGCTGGAGACCAAGGCTAAGGGCGGCGTTTTTGGTGCGCTTAAGCGCTCAATGCTCGGGGGAGAGAGCTTCTTCGTGAACACGTTCAGGGCGGAAGACGGACCTGGGAGCATCGGTCTTGCTCCAGCATATATGGGAGACATTGAGGCCTTTGAGCTTGATGGAACTCTCTACGCCCAGAGCGGTGCCTTCCTGGCGAGCTATGGTGACATCGACATAGATACCAAATGGGGCGGCGCTAAAACCTTCTTCGGCAGGGAAGGTCTGTTCCTCCTTAAGATGAGCGGAAGGGGAATCGTTTTCCTTTCGAGCTTCGGGGCAATCTACAAGAAGGAACTCCACAACGAGCGCTTTATAATAGACACCGGTCACATGGTGGCCTTCAGCGAGGGTCTTGACTTCAACGTGAAGCGCGTCGGCGGTCTTAAGAGCACCCTCTTCAGCGGAGAGGGTCTTGTGGCGGAGTTCTACGGAACTGGAACGCTCTACATCCAGACGAGGAGCATGGACAGCTTCCTGAGCTGGCTCGTTCCACATCTGCCGAAGAGAGACTGA
- a CDS encoding fibrillarin-like rRNA/tRNA 2'-O-methyltransferase, which produces MKVKKHRFPGVYIVIDDDGSEKIATKNLVPGQRVYGERVVKFEGEEYRIWNPTRSKLGAAILNGLKNFPIKPGSTVLYLGVASGTTASHVSDIVGWEGKVFGVEFSPRVLRELVPLVEERRNIVPILGDATKPEGYRALVPKVDVIFEDVAQPTQAKILIDNAKVYLKSGGYGMISVKSRSIDVTKEPEQVFKEVEKELSTYFEVVERLSLEPYEKDHALFVVRKP; this is translated from the coding sequence ATGAAGGTTAAGAAGCACAGGTTCCCGGGCGTTTACATAGTTATTGATGACGACGGTAGCGAGAAGATAGCGACCAAGAACCTCGTTCCGGGCCAGAGGGTCTACGGCGAGAGGGTGGTCAAGTTCGAAGGCGAAGAGTACAGGATTTGGAACCCGACGAGGTCAAAGCTTGGAGCGGCCATCCTCAACGGCCTCAAGAACTTCCCGATAAAGCCGGGCTCAACGGTACTCTACCTCGGTGTCGCGAGCGGAACCACCGCTTCCCACGTCAGCGACATCGTTGGCTGGGAGGGCAAGGTCTTTGGCGTCGAGTTCTCGCCGAGGGTTCTCAGGGAGCTCGTACCGCTCGTCGAGGAGAGGAGGAACATCGTGCCAATCCTTGGCGATGCCACCAAGCCCGAAGGCTACCGCGCGCTCGTTCCGAAGGTGGACGTTATCTTCGAGGACGTTGCCCAGCCGACGCAGGCGAAGATACTAATAGACAACGCCAAGGTCTACCTCAAGAGCGGCGGCTACGGAATGATATCCGTCAAGAGCAGGAGCATAGACGTCACCAAGGAGCCGGAGCAGGTCTTCAAGGAGGTCGAGAAAGAGCTTTCGACCTACTTCGAGGTCGTCGAGAGGCTTTCGCTCGAGCCCTACGAGAAGGACCACGCACTCTTTGTTGTGAGGAAGCCTTGA